A genomic stretch from Setaria italica strain Yugu1 chromosome VII, Setaria_italica_v2.0, whole genome shotgun sequence includes:
- the LOC101764270 gene encoding laccase-23-like isoform X2, translating into MQPTCGSNNSRTPKLCSLGGTEQRTAGSLDQCTLLIRTNTDRSESLIILPMLMLVHFLSIITTKFISCQGKKEKERKRGFMLASEAFRKANGFRVVSPSEPEELWEWWDMNPIDVVRTATRTGAAPNISDALTVNGQPGDLYRCSSKDTTTFPVKSGETNLLRFINAALNTELFVSLAGHTMTVVGADASYTKPYSTSVLMIAPGQTTDVLVTFDQPPGRYYLAARAYASAQGVPFDNTTTTAIFDYSSSSGSSSSSSPAMPTLPAYNDTATATTFTTSLRGLRKAELPSRIDENLFFTVGVGLFNCSSGQKCGGPNNTRFAASMNNVSFVLPSTVSILQAHYGGAQVQQGVFTDDFPANPPVQFDYTAQNVSRALWQPAPGTKVYRLKYGAAVQLVLQGTNIFAGENHPIHIHGYDFYILAEGFGNFDAATDTAKFNLDDPPMRNTVGVPVNGWAVIRFVADNPGVWLMHCHLDVHITWGLAMAFLVEDGVGELQSLEAPPPDLPLC; encoded by the exons ATGCAACCGACTTGTGGGTCCAACAACTCTCGTACACCAAAGCTGTGTTCCCTGGGAGGAACAGAACAACGTACTGCTGGTTCACTAGATCAATGCACACTGTTAATTAGGACTAATACGGACAGGTCTGAATCTCTGATCATCTTGCCTATGCTAATGTTGGTACATTTCCTATCGATAATCACCACTAAGTTCATCAGCTGCCaaggcaaaaaagaaaaagaaagaaaaagaggttTTATGCTTGCCTCTGAAGCATTCCGAAAGGCAAACGGCTTCAGAGTTGTCTCTCCTTCGGAACCAGAAGAGCTCT GGGAATGGTGGGACATGAACCCCATCGACGTGGTCCGCACGGCCACCCGCACCGGCGCGGCGCCCAACATCTCCGACGCCCTCACCGTCAACGGCCAGCCCGGCGACCTCTACAGGTGCTCGTCCAAGGACACGACCACGTTCCCGGTGAAGTCCGGCGAGACGAACCTGCTGCGCTTCATCAACGCCGCACTCAACACGGAGCTCTTCGTCTCCCTCGCCGGCCACACCATGAccgtcgtcggcgccgacgcCTCCTACACCAAGCCCTACTCCACGTCGGTGCTCATGATCGCCCCCGGCCAGACCACAGACGTCCTCGTCACCTTCGACCAGCCGCCCGGCCGGTActacctcgccgcccgcgcctacGCCAGCGCCCAGGGCGTCCCCTTcgacaacaccaccaccaccgccatctTCGACTACTCCTCctccagcggcagcagcagcagcagcagccccgccATGCCGACGCTCCCGGCGTACAACgacacggcgacggcgacgacgttCACGACGAGCCTGCGAGGCCTTCGCAAGGCGGAGCTCCCATCCCGCATCGACGAGAACCTCTTCTTCACCGTGGGCGTCGGGCTGTTCAACTGCTCGAGTGGCCAGAAGTGCGGCGGGCCCAACAACACGCGGTTCGCGGCGAGCATGAACAACGTCTCCTTCGTGCTGCCGTCCACCGTGTCCATCCTGCAGGCGCACTACGGCGGCGCCCAGGTCCAGCAGGGCGTGTTCACCGACGACTTCCCGGCGAACCCGCCGGTGCAGTTCGACTACACGGCGCAGAACGTGAGCCGCGCGCTGTGGCAGCCGGCGCCGGGCACGAAGGTGTACAGGCTCAAGTACGGCGCCGCCGTGCAGCTGGTGCTGCAGGGCACCAACATCTTCGCCGGCGAGAACCACCCCATCCACATCCACGGCTACGACTTCTACATCCTCGCCGAGGGATTCGGCAACTTCGACGCCGCCACCGACACCGCCAAGTTCAACCTGGACGACCCGCCGATGAGGAACACGGTGGGCGTGCCGGTGAACGGGTGGGCGGTGATCCGGTTCGTGGCGGACAACCCGGGGGTGTGGCTGATGCACTGCCATCTGGACGTGCACATCACCTGGGGGCTCGCCATGGCGTTCCTCGTGGAGGACGGCGTTGGGGAGCTGCAGTCTCTGGAGGCGCCTCCACCGGACCTCCCACTCTGCTGA